A stretch of the Corylus avellana chromosome ca6, CavTom2PMs-1.0 genome encodes the following:
- the LOC132184801 gene encoding probable metal-nicotianamine transporter YSL5 isoform X3, whose translation MPQNGREENGYDPEDDRNVNHDNGKHKELGELSVERLFENQEVPSWRKQLTVRAFVVSFVLSILFSFIVMKLNLTTGIIPSLNVSAGLLGFFFVKTWTKLLRKSGLLKQPFTRQENTVIQTCVVASSGIAFSGGFGSYLFGMSERIAKLSTNTHDFKNPSLEWIIGFLFVVSFLGLFSVVPLRKIMVIDFRLTYPSGTATAYLINSFHTPQGAKLAKKQVRELGKFFSFSFLWGFFQWFYTAGDDCGFASFPSLGLKAYKYKFYFDFSATYVGVGMICPYIVNVSVLVGGILSWGLMWPLIEKRKGDWYSADLPETSLHGLQGYRVFIAIAMILGHSSDHVSSQVSYDDKRRTQLFLKDQIPAWFSIGGYVAIAAISTATLPHIFHQLKWYYILVMYIFAPILAFCNAYGTGLTDWSLASTYGKLAIFIIGAWAGASHGGVLAGLAACGVMMNIVSTASDLMQDFKTGYLTLASPRSMFVSQLIGTAMGCIISPCVFWLFYKAFDDIGQLGSQYPAPNAVVFRNMALLGVDGFSSLPRNCLLLCYVFFGAAILINFIRDLAGKKWRQFIPLPMAMAIPFYIGSYFTIDMCVGSLILFVWEKINKAKADAFGPAVASGLICGDGIWTLPASILALAGVKPPICMKFLSRGTNIRVDNFLTPQG comes from the exons atgcCTCAAAATGGGAGGGAGGAGAACGGTTACGACCCGGAAGATGATCGAAATGTGAACCACGACAACGGGAAGCACAAAGAATTGGGAGAGTTGTCGGTGGAGAGGCTGTTCGAGAACCAAGAGGTGCCGTCGTGGAGGAAGCAGCTGACGGTGAGAGCCTTCGTGGTGAGCTTCGTGCTGAGCATACTCTTCAGCTTTATAGTGATGAAGCTCAACCTCACCACCGGCATCATTCCTTCGCTCAACGTCTCCGCCGGTCTATTGGGGTTCTTCTTCGTGAAGACTTGGACCAAATTGCTTCGGAAGTCCGGCTTGTTGAAGCAGCCCTTCACCAGGCAGGAAAACACCGTCATCCAGACCTGTGTTGTCGCCTCCTCCGGCATCGCCTTCAGTG GAGGTTTTGGAAGTTATCTGTTTGGAATGAGTGAACGCATTGCCAAACTATCAACAAACACTCATGATTTCAAAAACCCATCATTAGAATGGATAATCGGCTTTCTCTTTGTTGTCAGCTTTCTTGGACTCTTCTCGGTGGTGCCTCTCCGAAAG ATTATGGTCATAGACTTCAGACTCACATATCCAAGTGGTACTGCAACCGCTTATCTTATCAACAGCTTCCACACTCCTCAAGGAGCCAAACTAGCAAA GAAGCAAGTGAGAGAGTTGGGCAAGTTTTTCAGCTTCAGCTTTTTATGGGGTTTCTTCCAATGGTTCTATACTGCTGGAGACGATTGTGGATTTGCAAGCTTCCCTTCATTAGGGCTCAAAGCATATAAATACAA attttattttgatttctcaGCAACATATGTTGGAGTTGGAATGATTTGTCCCTATATCGTAAATGTATCAGTGCTGGTTGGAGGGATTCTTTCTTGGGGTCTGATGTGGCCTctcatagaaaaaagaaagggtgaTTGGTATTCTGCAGACCTGCCAGAAACCAGTCTCCATGGTCTTCAAGGTTACAGG GTTTTTATCGCCATAGCCATGATCCTAG GCCATTCTTCTGATCATGTGAGCTCTCAGGTTTCATATGATGACAAGCGCCGAACCCAACTCTTTCTCAAAGATCAAATTCCAGCATGGTTTTCCATTGGAGGTTATGTTGCTATTGCTGCCATCTCTACAGCCACTCTTCCACATATCTTTCACCAGCTCAAATGGTATTACATATTGGTCATGTACATATTTGCACCCATATTGGCTTTCTGCAATGCATATGGTACTGGGCTCACTGATTGGTCCCTAGCATCCACGTATGGAAAGCTTGCCATCTTTATCATTGGAGCATGGGCTGGTGCCTCTCACGGTGGAGTTCTTGCAGGGCTAGCAGCTTGTGGGGTTATGATGAACATTGTCTCAACAGCCTCTGACCTAATGCAGGACTTTAAGACTGGCTACTTGACACTTGCTTCGCCCCGTTCCATGTTTGTGAGCCAACTAATTGGCACAGCAATGGGTTGCATAATTTCCCCTTGTGTCTTTTGGCTCTTTTACAAGGCCTTTGATGACATTGGGCAACTTGGAAGTCAATATCCTGCCCCGAACGCTGTTGTGTTCCGTAACATGGCTTTGCTGGGAGTAGATGGCTTCTCAAGTCTACCAAGGAATTGCCTTCTACTCTGTTATGTGTTTTTTGGTGCAGccattttgataaattttattagAGATTTAGCGGGTAAGAAGTGGCGACAGTTCATTCCACTTCCAATGGCTATGGCAATACCTTTCTATATAGGATCATATTTCACCATTGATATGTGTGTTGGAAGCTTAATATTGTTCGTGTGGGAGAAAATAAACAAGGCCAAGGCAGATGCTTTTGGGCCTGCAGTAGCTTCTGGTTTGATATGTGGAGATGGGATATGGACTTTGCCTGCTTCTATCCTTGCTCTAGCTGGGGTTAAGCCTCCAATCTGCATGAAGTTTTTGTCACGAGGGACGAATATTAGGGTGgataattttttaacaccaCAGGGCTAA
- the LOC132184801 gene encoding probable metal-nicotianamine transporter YSL7 isoform X2 produces the protein MPQNGREENGYDPEDDRNVNHDNGKHKELGELSVERLFENQEVPSWRKQLTVRAFVVSFVLSILFSFIVMKLNLTTGIIPSLNVSAGLLGFFFVKTWTKLLRKSGLLKQPFTRQENTVIQTCVVASSGIAFSGGFGSYLFGMSERIAKLSTNTHDFKNPSLEWIIGFLFVVSFLGLFSVVPLRKIMVIDFRLTYPSGTATAYLINSFHTPQGAKLAKKQVRELGKFFSFSFLWGFFQWFYTAGDDCGFASFPSLGLKAYKYKFYFDFSATYVGVGMICPYIVNVSVLVGGILSWGLMWPLIEKRKGDWYSADLPETSLHGLQGYRFRKKDVSSDLPTAGHSSDHVSSQVSYDDKRRTQLFLKDQIPAWFSIGGYVAIAAISTATLPHIFHQLKWYYILVMYIFAPILAFCNAYGTGLTDWSLASTYGKLAIFIIGAWAGASHGGVLAGLAACGVMMNIVSTASDLMQDFKTGYLTLASPRSMFVSQLIGTAMGCIISPCVFWLFYKAFDDIGQLGSQYPAPNAVVFRNMALLGVDGFSSLPRNCLLLCYVFFGAAILINFIRDLAGKKWRQFIPLPMAMAIPFYIGSYFTIDMCVGSLILFVWEKINKAKADAFGPAVASGLICGDGIWTLPASILALAGVKPPICMKFLSRGTNIRVDNFLTPQG, from the exons atgcCTCAAAATGGGAGGGAGGAGAACGGTTACGACCCGGAAGATGATCGAAATGTGAACCACGACAACGGGAAGCACAAAGAATTGGGAGAGTTGTCGGTGGAGAGGCTGTTCGAGAACCAAGAGGTGCCGTCGTGGAGGAAGCAGCTGACGGTGAGAGCCTTCGTGGTGAGCTTCGTGCTGAGCATACTCTTCAGCTTTATAGTGATGAAGCTCAACCTCACCACCGGCATCATTCCTTCGCTCAACGTCTCCGCCGGTCTATTGGGGTTCTTCTTCGTGAAGACTTGGACCAAATTGCTTCGGAAGTCCGGCTTGTTGAAGCAGCCCTTCACCAGGCAGGAAAACACCGTCATCCAGACCTGTGTTGTCGCCTCCTCCGGCATCGCCTTCAGTG GAGGTTTTGGAAGTTATCTGTTTGGAATGAGTGAACGCATTGCCAAACTATCAACAAACACTCATGATTTCAAAAACCCATCATTAGAATGGATAATCGGCTTTCTCTTTGTTGTCAGCTTTCTTGGACTCTTCTCGGTGGTGCCTCTCCGAAAG ATTATGGTCATAGACTTCAGACTCACATATCCAAGTGGTACTGCAACCGCTTATCTTATCAACAGCTTCCACACTCCTCAAGGAGCCAAACTAGCAAA GAAGCAAGTGAGAGAGTTGGGCAAGTTTTTCAGCTTCAGCTTTTTATGGGGTTTCTTCCAATGGTTCTATACTGCTGGAGACGATTGTGGATTTGCAAGCTTCCCTTCATTAGGGCTCAAAGCATATAAATACAA attttattttgatttctcaGCAACATATGTTGGAGTTGGAATGATTTGTCCCTATATCGTAAATGTATCAGTGCTGGTTGGAGGGATTCTTTCTTGGGGTCTGATGTGGCCTctcatagaaaaaagaaagggtgaTTGGTATTCTGCAGACCTGCCAGAAACCAGTCTCCATGGTCTTCAAGGTTACAGG TTTCGGAAAAAAGATGTGAGCTCTGATCTCCCCACTGCAGGCCATTCTTCTGATCATGTGAGCTCTCAGGTTTCATATGATGACAAGCGCCGAACCCAACTCTTTCTCAAAGATCAAATTCCAGCATGGTTTTCCATTGGAGGTTATGTTGCTATTGCTGCCATCTCTACAGCCACTCTTCCACATATCTTTCACCAGCTCAAATGGTATTACATATTGGTCATGTACATATTTGCACCCATATTGGCTTTCTGCAATGCATATGGTACTGGGCTCACTGATTGGTCCCTAGCATCCACGTATGGAAAGCTTGCCATCTTTATCATTGGAGCATGGGCTGGTGCCTCTCACGGTGGAGTTCTTGCAGGGCTAGCAGCTTGTGGGGTTATGATGAACATTGTCTCAACAGCCTCTGACCTAATGCAGGACTTTAAGACTGGCTACTTGACACTTGCTTCGCCCCGTTCCATGTTTGTGAGCCAACTAATTGGCACAGCAATGGGTTGCATAATTTCCCCTTGTGTCTTTTGGCTCTTTTACAAGGCCTTTGATGACATTGGGCAACTTGGAAGTCAATATCCTGCCCCGAACGCTGTTGTGTTCCGTAACATGGCTTTGCTGGGAGTAGATGGCTTCTCAAGTCTACCAAGGAATTGCCTTCTACTCTGTTATGTGTTTTTTGGTGCAGccattttgataaattttattagAGATTTAGCGGGTAAGAAGTGGCGACAGTTCATTCCACTTCCAATGGCTATGGCAATACCTTTCTATATAGGATCATATTTCACCATTGATATGTGTGTTGGAAGCTTAATATTGTTCGTGTGGGAGAAAATAAACAAGGCCAAGGCAGATGCTTTTGGGCCTGCAGTAGCTTCTGGTTTGATATGTGGAGATGGGATATGGACTTTGCCTGCTTCTATCCTTGCTCTAGCTGGGGTTAAGCCTCCAATCTGCATGAAGTTTTTGTCACGAGGGACGAATATTAGGGTGgataattttttaacaccaCAGGGCTAA
- the LOC132184323 gene encoding probable metal-nicotianamine transporter YSL5, which yields MPQHEREENGYDPKDDRNVNHDNGKLKELGELSVERLFENQEVPSWRKQLTVRAFVVSFVVSILFSFIVMKLNLTTGIIPSLNVSAGLLGFFFVKTWTKLLRKSGLLKQPFTRQENTVIQTCVVASSGIAFSGGFGSYLFGMSKRIAKQSTNTHDFKNPSLVWIIGFLFVVSFLGLFSVVPLRKIMVIDFRLTYPSGTATAYLINSFHTPQGAKLAKKQVRELGKFFTFSFLWSFFQWFYTAGDHCGFASFPSLGLKAYKYKFYFDFSATYVGVGMICPYIINISVLVGGILSWGLMWPLIEKRKGDWYSTDLPETSLHGLQGYKVFISIAMILGDGLYNFVKVLSLTIIGLSHQFRQKDVSSDLPTAGHSSDHVSSQVSYDDKRRTQLFLKDQIPAWFSIGGYVAIAAISTATLPHIFHQLKWYYILVMYIFAPILAFCNAYGNGLTDWSLASTYGKLAIFIIGAWAGASHGGVLAGLAACGVMMNIVSTASDLMQDFKTGYLTLASPRSMFVSQLIGTAMGCIISPCVFWLFYKAFDDIGLPESQYPAPNAVVYRNMALLGVQGFSSLPRNCLLLCCVFFGAAILINFIRDLAGKKWQQFIPIPMAMAIPFYIGSYFAIDMCVGSLILFVWEKINRAKADAFGHAVASGLICGDGIWALPASILALAGIKPPICMNFLSRGANITVHNFSTPQG from the exons atgcCTCAACATGAGAGGGAGGAGAACGGTTACGACCCGAAAGATGATCGAAATGTTAACCACGACAACGGGAAGCTCAAAGAATTGGGAGAGTTGTCGGTGGAGAGGCTGTTCGAGAACCAAGAGGTGCCGTCGTGGAGGAAGCAGCTGACGGTGAGAGCCTTCGTGGTGAGCTTCGTGGTGAGCATACTGTTCAGCTTCATAGTGATGAAGCTCAACCTCACCACCGGTATCATTCCTTCGCTCAACGTCTCCGCCGGTCTATTGGGGTTCTTCTTCGTGAAAACGTGGACCAAATTGCTTCGGAAGTCCGGCTTGTTGAAGCAGCCCTTCACCAGGCAGGAAAACACCGTCATCCAGACCTGTGTTGTCGCATCCTCCGGCATCGCCTTCAGTG GAGGTTTTGGAAGTTATCTGTTCGGAATGAGTAAACGTATTGCCAAACAATCAACAAACACTCATGATTTCAAAAACCCTTCATTAGTATGGATAATCGGCTTTCTCTTTGTTGTCAGCTTTCTTGGACTCTTCTCGGTCGTGCCTCTCCGAAAG ATTATGGTCATAGACTTCAGACTCACATATCCAAGTGGTACTGCAACCGCTTATCTTATCAACAGCTTCCACACTCCTCAAGGAGCCAAACTAGCAAA GAAGCAAGTGAGAGAGTTGGGCAAGTTTTTCACCTTCAGTTTTTTATGGAGTTTCTTCCAATGGTTCTATACTGCTGGAGACCATTGTGGATTTGCAAGCTTCCCTTCACTAGGGCTCAAAGCATATAAATACAA attttattttgatttctcaGCAACATATGTTGGAGTTGGAATGATTTGTCCCTATATCATAAATATATCAGTGCTGGTTGGAGGGATTCTTTCTTGGGGTCTGATGTGGCCTctcatagaaaaaagaaagggtgaTTGGTATTCTACAGACCTGCCAGAAACCAGTCTCCATGGTCTTCAAGGTTACAAG GTATTTATCTCCATAGCCATGATCCTAGGTGATGGTCTATATAACTTCGTCAAGGTTCTAAGTCTAACCATAATAGGTTTGTCTCATCAGTTTCGGCAAAAAGATGTGAGCTCTGATCTCCCCACTGCAGGCCATTCTTCTGATCATGTGAGCTCTCAGGTTTCATATGATGACAAACGCCGAACCCAACTCTTTCTCAAAGATCAAATTCCAGCATGGTTTTCCATTGGAGGTTATGTTGCTATTGCTGCCATCTCTACAGCCACTCTTCCACATATCTTTCACCAGCTCAAATGGTATTACATATTGGTCATGTACATATTTGCACCCATATTGGCTTTCTGCAATGCATATGGTAATGGGCTCACTGATTGGTCCCTAGCATCCACGTATGGAAAGCTTGCCATCTTTATCATTGGAGCATGGGCTGGTGCCTCTCATGGTGGAGTTCTCGCAGGGCTAGCAGCTTGTGGGGTTATGATGAACATTGTCTCAACAGCCTCTGACCTAATGCAGGACTTTAAGACTGGTTACTTGACACTTGCTTCACCCCGTTCCATGTTTGTGAGCCAACTAATTGGCACAGCAATGGGTTGCATAATTTCCCCTTGTGTCTTTTGGCTCTTTTACAAGGCCTTTGATGACATTGGGCTACCTGAAAGTCAATATCCTGCCCCGAATGCTGTTGTGTACCGTAACATGGCTTTGCTGGGAGTACAGGGCTTCTCAAGTCTACCAAGGAATTGCCTTCTACTCTGTTGTGTGTTTTTTGGTGCAGccattttgataaattttattagAGATTTAGCGGGTAAGAAGTGGCAACAGTTCATTCCAATTCCAATGGCTATGGCAATACCTTTCTATATAGGATCATATTTCGCCATTGATATGTGTGTTGGAAGCTTAATATTGTTCGTGTGGGAGAAAATAAACAGGGCCAAGGCAGATGCTTTTGGGCATGCAGTAGCTTCTGGTTTGATATGTGGAGATGGGATATGGGCTTTGCCTGCTTCTATCCTTGCTCTAGCTGGGATTAAGCCACCAATCTGCATGAATTTTTTGTCACGAGGGGCAAATATTACGGTGCATAATTTTTCAACACCACAGGGCTAA
- the LOC132184801 gene encoding probable metal-nicotianamine transporter YSL7 isoform X1, producing the protein MPQNGREENGYDPEDDRNVNHDNGKHKELGELSVERLFENQEVPSWRKQLTVRAFVVSFVLSILFSFIVMKLNLTTGIIPSLNVSAGLLGFFFVKTWTKLLRKSGLLKQPFTRQENTVIQTCVVASSGIAFSGGFGSYLFGMSERIAKLSTNTHDFKNPSLEWIIGFLFVVSFLGLFSVVPLRKIMVIDFRLTYPSGTATAYLINSFHTPQGAKLAKKQVRELGKFFSFSFLWGFFQWFYTAGDDCGFASFPSLGLKAYKYKFYFDFSATYVGVGMICPYIVNVSVLVGGILSWGLMWPLIEKRKGDWYSADLPETSLHGLQGYRVFIAIAMILGDGLYNFVKVLSLTIIGLSHQFRKKDVSSDLPTAGHSSDHVSSQVSYDDKRRTQLFLKDQIPAWFSIGGYVAIAAISTATLPHIFHQLKWYYILVMYIFAPILAFCNAYGTGLTDWSLASTYGKLAIFIIGAWAGASHGGVLAGLAACGVMMNIVSTASDLMQDFKTGYLTLASPRSMFVSQLIGTAMGCIISPCVFWLFYKAFDDIGQLGSQYPAPNAVVFRNMALLGVDGFSSLPRNCLLLCYVFFGAAILINFIRDLAGKKWRQFIPLPMAMAIPFYIGSYFTIDMCVGSLILFVWEKINKAKADAFGPAVASGLICGDGIWTLPASILALAGVKPPICMKFLSRGTNIRVDNFLTPQG; encoded by the exons atgcCTCAAAATGGGAGGGAGGAGAACGGTTACGACCCGGAAGATGATCGAAATGTGAACCACGACAACGGGAAGCACAAAGAATTGGGAGAGTTGTCGGTGGAGAGGCTGTTCGAGAACCAAGAGGTGCCGTCGTGGAGGAAGCAGCTGACGGTGAGAGCCTTCGTGGTGAGCTTCGTGCTGAGCATACTCTTCAGCTTTATAGTGATGAAGCTCAACCTCACCACCGGCATCATTCCTTCGCTCAACGTCTCCGCCGGTCTATTGGGGTTCTTCTTCGTGAAGACTTGGACCAAATTGCTTCGGAAGTCCGGCTTGTTGAAGCAGCCCTTCACCAGGCAGGAAAACACCGTCATCCAGACCTGTGTTGTCGCCTCCTCCGGCATCGCCTTCAGTG GAGGTTTTGGAAGTTATCTGTTTGGAATGAGTGAACGCATTGCCAAACTATCAACAAACACTCATGATTTCAAAAACCCATCATTAGAATGGATAATCGGCTTTCTCTTTGTTGTCAGCTTTCTTGGACTCTTCTCGGTGGTGCCTCTCCGAAAG ATTATGGTCATAGACTTCAGACTCACATATCCAAGTGGTACTGCAACCGCTTATCTTATCAACAGCTTCCACACTCCTCAAGGAGCCAAACTAGCAAA GAAGCAAGTGAGAGAGTTGGGCAAGTTTTTCAGCTTCAGCTTTTTATGGGGTTTCTTCCAATGGTTCTATACTGCTGGAGACGATTGTGGATTTGCAAGCTTCCCTTCATTAGGGCTCAAAGCATATAAATACAA attttattttgatttctcaGCAACATATGTTGGAGTTGGAATGATTTGTCCCTATATCGTAAATGTATCAGTGCTGGTTGGAGGGATTCTTTCTTGGGGTCTGATGTGGCCTctcatagaaaaaagaaagggtgaTTGGTATTCTGCAGACCTGCCAGAAACCAGTCTCCATGGTCTTCAAGGTTACAGG GTTTTTATCGCCATAGCCATGATCCTAGGTGATGGTCTATATAACTTCGTCAAGGTTCTAAGTCTAACCATCATAGGTTTGTCTCATCAGTTTCGGAAAAAAGATGTGAGCTCTGATCTCCCCACTGCAGGCCATTCTTCTGATCATGTGAGCTCTCAGGTTTCATATGATGACAAGCGCCGAACCCAACTCTTTCTCAAAGATCAAATTCCAGCATGGTTTTCCATTGGAGGTTATGTTGCTATTGCTGCCATCTCTACAGCCACTCTTCCACATATCTTTCACCAGCTCAAATGGTATTACATATTGGTCATGTACATATTTGCACCCATATTGGCTTTCTGCAATGCATATGGTACTGGGCTCACTGATTGGTCCCTAGCATCCACGTATGGAAAGCTTGCCATCTTTATCATTGGAGCATGGGCTGGTGCCTCTCACGGTGGAGTTCTTGCAGGGCTAGCAGCTTGTGGGGTTATGATGAACATTGTCTCAACAGCCTCTGACCTAATGCAGGACTTTAAGACTGGCTACTTGACACTTGCTTCGCCCCGTTCCATGTTTGTGAGCCAACTAATTGGCACAGCAATGGGTTGCATAATTTCCCCTTGTGTCTTTTGGCTCTTTTACAAGGCCTTTGATGACATTGGGCAACTTGGAAGTCAATATCCTGCCCCGAACGCTGTTGTGTTCCGTAACATGGCTTTGCTGGGAGTAGATGGCTTCTCAAGTCTACCAAGGAATTGCCTTCTACTCTGTTATGTGTTTTTTGGTGCAGccattttgataaattttattagAGATTTAGCGGGTAAGAAGTGGCGACAGTTCATTCCACTTCCAATGGCTATGGCAATACCTTTCTATATAGGATCATATTTCACCATTGATATGTGTGTTGGAAGCTTAATATTGTTCGTGTGGGAGAAAATAAACAAGGCCAAGGCAGATGCTTTTGGGCCTGCAGTAGCTTCTGGTTTGATATGTGGAGATGGGATATGGACTTTGCCTGCTTCTATCCTTGCTCTAGCTGGGGTTAAGCCTCCAATCTGCATGAAGTTTTTGTCACGAGGGACGAATATTAGGGTGgataattttttaacaccaCAGGGCTAA